The Streptomyces sp. Mut1 genome window below encodes:
- a CDS encoding nicotinate-nucleotide--dimethylbenzimidazole phosphoribosyltransferase: MNLDDFSDLIERPDGGVRRDAEERRERFSVPPGALGRLDELGAWLSAAQQAVPVRAVEQPRVVLFAGDHGVAELDVSGRGAGTAHELVRATLDGATPLAVLARRFSVPVRIVDAGLDCDPELLPEAVVRTRVRRGSGRIDVEDALTAEEAEAAVRLGVAVADEEADSGTDLVVLGDLSVGGTTAAATLIAALCGTDASVVTGRGGAGIDDLAWMRKCAAVRDSLRRARPVLGDQLELLATVGGADLAAMTGFLLQCAVRRLPVVLDGVVGAAAALVGQRAAFRAPDWWLAGQLSGEPAQAKALDRMALNPVLDHGVIVGEGCGALLALPFVQAAAALAAELPEREPVAQEDGTDAGKGDAED, from the coding sequence GTGAATCTGGACGACTTCTCCGACCTGATCGAACGCCCCGACGGGGGTGTACGGCGAGACGCCGAGGAACGCCGGGAGCGGTTCAGCGTCCCTCCGGGGGCCCTCGGCCGCCTGGACGAGCTGGGCGCGTGGCTCTCGGCCGCCCAGCAGGCGGTACCGGTGCGGGCCGTCGAGCAGCCGCGCGTGGTGCTGTTCGCCGGTGACCACGGGGTGGCGGAGCTCGATGTGTCCGGGCGCGGGGCCGGTACGGCGCACGAGCTGGTGCGGGCCACGCTGGACGGGGCGACGCCGCTGGCGGTGCTGGCCCGCCGGTTCTCCGTGCCGGTGCGGATCGTCGACGCCGGTCTCGACTGCGACCCGGAGCTGCTGCCGGAAGCGGTGGTACGGACCCGGGTGCGCCGGGGCAGCGGCCGGATCGACGTCGAGGACGCGCTGACGGCCGAGGAGGCCGAGGCGGCGGTCCGGCTCGGTGTCGCGGTGGCCGACGAGGAGGCCGACTCGGGCACCGATCTGGTGGTGCTCGGCGACCTGAGCGTCGGCGGGACGACGGCCGCGGCCACGCTGATCGCGGCACTGTGCGGCACGGACGCCTCGGTGGTCACCGGGCGCGGCGGCGCGGGGATCGACGACCTGGCGTGGATGCGCAAGTGCGCGGCGGTACGCGATTCGCTGCGGCGGGCCCGGCCGGTGCTGGGCGACCAGCTGGAGCTGCTGGCCACGGTGGGCGGCGCCGATCTGGCCGCGATGACCGGCTTCCTGCTCCAGTGCGCGGTGCGACGGCTCCCGGTGGTCCTGGACGGGGTGGTCGGCGCGGCCGCGGCGCTGGTCGGCCAGCGGGCCGCGTTCCGGGCGCCGGACTGGTGGCTGGCGGGGCAGCTGAGCGGTGAGCCGGCGCAGGCGAAGGCGCTCGACCGGATGGCGCTCAACCCGGTGCTGGACCACGGCGTCATCGTCGGTGAGGGGTGCGGGGCGCTGCTCGCCCTGCCGTTCGTCCAGGCCGCGGCCGCGCTGGCGGCGGAGCTGCCCGAGCGTGAGCCGGTGGCACAGGAGGACGGCACGGACGCCGGGAAGGGCGACGCGGAGGACTGA
- a CDS encoding phosphatidylglycerol lysyltransferase domain-containing protein, translating to MGEVQMAGEESGRGAARRPSTQRSRRGAALVIWYLRVVSFINFLSAVWVTFGQDLRRHNTDNYFTPYLLTAGFSSGVVALFLAVTMRRRKRAAWIVNMVLSGLTLLLLAAVIGFPEVRRYPQNWISLALTAAFVVALALGRREFYAKGDRSNPKLAAAVAVGGLLITSLLAALLVTVTNTAHDEYRSTFLDRWGYGALRLVSVAASDYRFPGITAPGWVDVAVNVLSTLLLIAVVYAAFRSRRAVDPITPGDEAALRALLDKHGERDSLGYFALRREKSAVWSPTGKAAVAYRVVGGVSLASGDPIGDPEAWPGAITPWLAEAREHGWIPAVMGASEEAGTVYARHGLDALELGDEAIVETAEFTLEGRAMRTVRQAYNRVRRAGYEVTVRRHADIPDEEMAELVRRADDWRDGATERGFSMALGRLGDPADGQCVMLECRDATPGEDGTRGELRALLSFVPWGPEGLSLDLMRRDRDAENGLMEFMVIELLQRAEKIGVTQVSLNFAMFRSVFERGSRLGAGPVLRMWRSLLSFFSRWWQIESLYRANAKYRPIWEPRFLLFEKSADLLRIGVAAGRAEGFLEAPGLPKWLHRSRLGRGRDVPSGPRG from the coding sequence ATGGGAGAGGTCCAGATGGCCGGTGAGGAATCCGGGCGGGGTGCCGCCCGCAGACCCAGCACACAGCGTTCACGGCGCGGCGCGGCTCTGGTCATCTGGTACCTGCGCGTCGTGTCGTTCATCAATTTCCTGAGCGCCGTCTGGGTCACCTTCGGCCAGGATCTGCGCCGTCACAACACGGACAACTACTTCACCCCGTACCTGCTCACCGCGGGCTTCTCCTCGGGTGTGGTCGCGCTCTTCCTGGCCGTCACCATGCGGCGGCGCAAACGGGCCGCCTGGATCGTCAACATGGTGCTGAGCGGGCTGACGCTGCTGCTGCTCGCCGCCGTGATCGGCTTCCCGGAGGTCCGGCGGTACCCGCAGAACTGGATCTCGCTGGCGCTGACCGCCGCGTTCGTGGTGGCGCTGGCCCTCGGCCGGCGCGAGTTCTACGCGAAGGGCGACCGGTCCAACCCGAAGCTCGCGGCGGCGGTGGCGGTCGGCGGGCTGCTGATCACCTCGCTGCTCGCGGCCCTCCTGGTCACGGTCACCAACACCGCGCACGACGAATACCGTTCGACGTTCCTGGACCGCTGGGGCTACGGCGCGCTGCGGCTGGTGTCCGTCGCGGCCAGCGACTACCGGTTCCCCGGCATCACCGCGCCGGGCTGGGTCGACGTCGCCGTCAACGTCCTGTCCACGCTGCTGCTGATCGCCGTCGTGTACGCGGCCTTCCGCTCCCGTCGCGCGGTCGACCCGATCACCCCCGGGGACGAGGCGGCGCTGCGGGCGCTGCTCGACAAGCACGGCGAGCGGGACTCGCTGGGCTACTTCGCGCTGCGCCGCGAGAAGAGCGCCGTCTGGTCCCCGACCGGGAAGGCGGCGGTCGCCTACCGGGTGGTCGGCGGGGTCTCGCTGGCGTCCGGCGATCCGATCGGGGACCCGGAGGCCTGGCCGGGGGCGATCACACCGTGGCTGGCCGAGGCCCGCGAGCACGGCTGGATCCCGGCCGTGATGGGGGCGAGCGAGGAAGCCGGCACGGTCTACGCCCGGCACGGCCTCGACGCCCTGGAGCTGGGCGACGAGGCGATCGTGGAGACCGCCGAATTCACCCTGGAGGGCCGGGCGATGAGGACGGTCCGCCAGGCCTACAACCGGGTGCGGCGGGCGGGGTACGAGGTGACGGTGCGCCGGCACGCCGACATCCCCGATGAGGAGATGGCGGAGTTGGTGCGGCGGGCCGACGACTGGCGCGACGGGGCGACCGAGCGCGGTTTCTCGATGGCGCTGGGCCGGCTCGGCGATCCGGCCGACGGGCAGTGCGTGATGCTGGAGTGCCGGGACGCCACCCCCGGCGAGGACGGTACGCGGGGCGAGTTGCGGGCCCTGCTGAGCTTCGTCCCATGGGGCCCCGAAGGGCTCTCGCTCGACCTGATGCGGCGTGACCGGGACGCCGAGAACGGGCTGATGGAGTTCATGGTCATCGAACTCCTGCAACGGGCCGAGAAGATCGGCGTGACGCAGGTGTCGCTGAACTTCGCGATGTTCCGCTCGGTCTTCGAGCGGGGCTCGCGGCTCGGCGCGGGGCCGGTGCTGCGCATGTGGCGGTCGCTGCTCAGCTTCTTCTCGCGGTGGTGGCAGATCGAGTCGCTCTACCGCGCCAACGCCAAGTACCGCCCGATCTGGGAGCCCCGGTTCCTGCTCTTCGAGAAGAGCGCGGACCTGCTGCGCATCGGCGTCGCGGCCGGCCGCGCCGAAGGGTTCCTGGAGGCCCCGGGCCTGCCCAAGTGGCTGCACCGCTCGCGGCTCGGCCGGGGCCGCGACGTCCCGTCGGGACCGCGTGGATGA
- the cobS gene encoding adenosylcobinamide-GDP ribazoletransferase codes for MTSLNSHGVRFAFGTLTVLPVRVTRWDREAARAGMLCAPLAGLVVGVLAAVPGSLLLWGGAGPLLAAVASAAVPAALTRGLHLDGLADTADGLGSGKPADDALRIMKQSDIGPFGVITLLFVLLAQVAVLQQLYARGWTHGAVAAVVSAVTARLALTLASRRGVPPARPEGLGAAVAGTVPVAGAVAAALVTMAACAGAGALLGGYGAPRCALSAVAALVVAQLLLRHCVRRFGGVTGDVFGALAETAATVTLVGLALG; via the coding sequence GTGACCTCCCTGAACAGCCACGGCGTACGTTTCGCCTTCGGCACCCTGACCGTGCTCCCCGTCCGCGTCACCCGCTGGGACCGCGAGGCCGCGCGTGCCGGGATGCTGTGCGCGCCCCTGGCCGGGCTCGTCGTCGGCGTGCTCGCGGCCGTCCCGGGCAGCCTGCTGCTGTGGGGCGGCGCGGGGCCGCTGCTCGCCGCCGTCGCCTCGGCCGCGGTGCCGGCCGCCCTCACCCGGGGGCTCCACCTGGACGGTCTCGCCGACACCGCCGACGGGCTGGGCAGCGGCAAGCCGGCCGACGACGCGCTGCGGATCATGAAGCAGTCGGACATCGGGCCCTTCGGCGTGATCACCCTGCTGTTCGTCCTGCTGGCCCAGGTGGCGGTCCTCCAGCAGCTGTACGCGCGGGGCTGGACGCACGGGGCGGTCGCGGCCGTCGTCTCCGCCGTCACCGCCCGGCTCGCGCTCACCCTGGCCTCCCGGCGCGGCGTCCCCCCGGCCCGGCCCGAGGGGCTGGGCGCGGCCGTCGCCGGCACGGTCCCGGTGGCCGGCGCGGTGGCCGCCGCGCTCGTGACGATGGCGGCCTGCGCGGGCGCGGGCGCGCTGCTCGGCGGGTACGGGGCGCCGCGCTGCGCCCTGTCGGCGGTGGCCGCGCTCGTGGTCGCCCAGCTGCTGCTGCGGCACTGCGTGCGGCGGTTCGGCGGGGTGACCGGGGACGTGTTCGGCGCCCTGGCCGAGACGGCGGCGACGGTGACGCTGGTGGGCCTGGCGCTCGGCTGA
- a CDS encoding endo alpha-1,4 polygalactosaminidase, which yields MRDRTAARVTAGRGALAVTVLMVLVTLTGCSSRSERAPEGKESASPRPAARWQPEPGTDWQWQLSGGLDTTVDAPVYDIDGFDRDAADVEALHGAGRKVICYLSTGAWEDFRPDAARFPTAVLGKGNGWKGERWLDIRRTDVLEPLMETRIAMCAKKGFDAVEPDNMDGYRNKSGFPLTAADQLRYNRLIARLVHRHGMAVGLKNDLPQIPELVADFDFAVNEQCAQYEECEELTPFVKAGKAVFHVEYELPAARFCERSRKLGLSSLRKEYELGVERETCARG from the coding sequence ATGCGCGACCGGACGGCCGCTCGGGTGACCGCGGGGCGCGGTGCTCTCGCCGTCACCGTACTGATGGTGCTGGTGACGCTCACGGGCTGCTCGTCGCGGTCCGAGCGGGCCCCCGAGGGCAAGGAATCCGCCTCCCCGCGGCCCGCCGCGCGCTGGCAGCCGGAGCCGGGCACCGACTGGCAGTGGCAGCTGTCGGGCGGGCTCGACACGACGGTGGACGCCCCGGTGTACGACATCGACGGCTTCGACCGGGACGCGGCCGACGTCGAGGCGCTGCACGGCGCGGGGCGCAAGGTCATCTGTTACCTGTCCACCGGCGCCTGGGAGGACTTCCGCCCGGACGCGGCGCGGTTCCCCACCGCCGTTCTCGGCAAGGGCAACGGCTGGAAGGGTGAGCGCTGGCTCGACATCCGGCGCACCGACGTCCTGGAGCCGCTGATGGAGACCCGGATCGCGATGTGCGCGAAGAAGGGCTTCGACGCGGTGGAGCCGGACAACATGGACGGCTACCGCAACAAGAGCGGCTTCCCGCTGACCGCCGCCGACCAGCTGCGCTACAACCGGCTCATCGCGCGCCTGGTCCACCGCCACGGGATGGCCGTCGGCCTGAAGAACGACCTCCCGCAGATCCCGGAGCTGGTCGCCGACTTCGACTTCGCGGTCAACGAGCAGTGCGCCCAGTACGAGGAGTGCGAGGAGCTCACCCCGTTCGTGAAGGCGGGCAAGGCGGTCTTCCACGTGGAGTACGAGCTGCCCGCGGCACGGTTCTGCGAGCGGTCCCGGAAGCTGGGGCTCAGCTCCCTGCGCAAGGAGTACGAGCTGGGCGTCGAGCGCGAGACCTGCGCGCGGGGCTGA
- a CDS encoding leucyl aminopeptidase — translation MTALTLSTAGAATLRADALVVGVAKGAGSKSGDLVLAPGAEAVDKAFGGKLAAVLATLGASGAEGELTKVPAPEGLKAPVVVAAGLGAAPKKDGAYDAEALRRAAGAAARSLAGAKKAGFALPIASVEDAEAIAEGALLGAYAFTAYQAGENKLAPKDAKAGGPKLPLAEVAVLGAKPRDKAFKAAAERALAVAEEINRARDLVNTPPNDLYPESFAAVATAAGKEHGVKVQVFDEKALVKGGFGGILGVGQGAARGPRLVKLAYTHPKAEKTLALVGKGITYDSGGISLKPAGHNETMKCDMAGAAAVFATVVSAARLGLRVNVTGWLALAENMPSGSATRPGDVLRMYSGKTVEVLNTDAEGRLVLADALTRASEEKPDAIVDVATLTGAMVLALGNRTFGIMANDDAFRTSIHEIADEVGEASWPMPLPADLRKGMDSPTADIANMGERMGGGLVAGLFLKEFVGEGIAWAHLDIAGPAFHEGAPYGYTPKGGTGSAIRTLVKLAERTADGDLG, via the coding sequence GTGACTGCTCTCACTCTCAGCACTGCCGGTGCGGCGACGCTGCGCGCCGACGCCCTCGTCGTGGGCGTCGCCAAGGGCGCTGGATCCAAGTCTGGGGACCTCGTCCTCGCACCGGGCGCCGAGGCCGTGGACAAGGCGTTCGGCGGGAAGCTCGCCGCCGTCCTGGCGACCCTGGGCGCCTCGGGTGCCGAGGGCGAGCTGACCAAGGTCCCCGCCCCCGAGGGCCTCAAGGCCCCGGTCGTCGTCGCGGCCGGTCTCGGCGCGGCCCCGAAGAAGGACGGCGCGTACGACGCCGAGGCGCTGCGCCGGGCCGCCGGTGCGGCCGCCCGCTCGCTGGCCGGCGCCAAGAAGGCCGGCTTCGCGCTGCCCATCGCCTCCGTCGAGGACGCCGAGGCCATCGCGGAGGGCGCGCTGCTCGGCGCGTACGCCTTCACCGCCTACCAGGCCGGCGAGAACAAGCTCGCCCCCAAGGACGCCAAGGCCGGCGGCCCGAAGCTGCCGCTCGCCGAGGTCGCCGTGCTCGGCGCCAAGCCGCGTGACAAGGCGTTCAAGGCCGCCGCGGAGCGCGCCCTCGCCGTGGCCGAGGAGATCAACCGCGCCCGCGACCTGGTGAACACCCCGCCGAACGACCTGTACCCCGAGTCCTTCGCCGCCGTGGCCACCGCCGCCGGCAAGGAGCACGGCGTCAAGGTGCAGGTCTTCGACGAGAAGGCACTCGTCAAGGGCGGCTTCGGCGGCATCCTCGGCGTCGGCCAGGGCGCGGCCCGCGGCCCGCGCCTGGTGAAGCTCGCCTACACGCACCCGAAGGCGGAGAAGACCCTGGCCCTCGTGGGCAAGGGCATCACCTACGACTCGGGCGGCATCTCGCTCAAGCCGGCCGGGCACAACGAGACGATGAAGTGCGACATGGCCGGCGCGGCCGCTGTGTTCGCGACCGTCGTCTCGGCCGCCCGTCTGGGCCTGCGCGTCAACGTCACCGGCTGGCTGGCGCTCGCCGAGAACATGCCGTCGGGCAGCGCCACCCGCCCCGGTGACGTCCTGCGCATGTACAGCGGCAAGACCGTCGAGGTCCTCAACACCGACGCCGAGGGCCGGCTCGTCCTGGCCGACGCGCTGACCCGCGCGTCGGAGGAGAAGCCGGACGCGATCGTCGACGTGGCGACCCTGACCGGCGCGATGGTGCTGGCCCTGGGCAACCGCACGTTCGGCATCATGGCCAACGACGACGCCTTCCGGACCTCGATCCACGAGATCGCCGACGAGGTCGGCGAGGCGTCCTGGCCGATGCCGCTCCCGGCCGACCTGCGCAAGGGCATGGACTCGCCGACCGCCGACATCGCCAACATGGGCGAGCGGATGGGCGGCGGCCTGGTGGCCGGTCTGTTCCTGAAGGAGTTCGTGGGCGAGGGCATCGCCTGGGCGCACCTGGACATCGCGGGCCCCGCCTTCCACGAGGGCGCCCCGTACGGCTACACGCCCAAGGGCGGCACCGGATCGGCGATCCGCACCCTGGTCAAGCTGGCGGAGCGCACCGCCGACGGCGACCTCGGCTGA
- the lpdA gene encoding dihydrolipoyl dehydrogenase: MANDASTVFDLVILGGGSGGYAAALRGAQLGLDVALIEKGKVGGTCLHNGCIPTKALLHAGEIADQAREAGQFGVKATFEGVDMAAVHKYKDDVISGLYKGLQGLVASRKVHYIEGEGRLSSPTSVDVNGQRVQGRHVLLATGSVPKSLPGLEIDGNRIISSDHALKLDRVPKSAIVLGGGVIGVEFASAWTSFGTDVTIIEGLKHLVPVEDENSSKLLERAFRKRGIKFNLGTFFQSAEYTQDGVRVTLADGKTFEAEVLLVAIGRGPVSQGLGYEEAGVAMDRGYVLVDEYMRTNVETISAVGDLVPTLQLAHVGFAEGILVAERLAGLQTVPVDYDGVPRVTYCHPEVASVGITEAKAKELYGADKVVALKYNLAGNGKSKILKTAGEIKLVQVKDGAVVGVHMVGDRMGEQVGEAQLIYNWEALPAEVAQLIHAHPTQSEALGEAHLALAGKPLHSHD; this comes from the coding sequence GTGGCGAACGACGCCAGCACCGTTTTCGACCTAGTGATCCTCGGCGGTGGCAGCGGCGGGTATGCCGCGGCCCTGCGCGGAGCGCAGCTGGGCCTGGACGTCGCTCTGATCGAGAAGGGCAAGGTCGGCGGCACCTGCCTGCACAACGGCTGCATCCCCACGAAGGCCCTGCTGCACGCGGGCGAGATCGCGGACCAGGCCCGCGAGGCCGGCCAGTTCGGCGTCAAGGCCACCTTCGAGGGCGTCGACATGGCGGCCGTCCACAAGTACAAGGACGACGTGATCTCGGGCCTGTACAAGGGTCTCCAGGGTCTCGTCGCCTCCCGCAAGGTGCACTACATCGAGGGTGAGGGCCGGCTCTCCTCCCCCACCTCGGTGGACGTGAACGGCCAGCGCGTCCAGGGCCGCCACGTGCTCCTGGCGACCGGCTCCGTGCCGAAGTCGCTCCCGGGCCTGGAGATCGACGGCAACCGCATCATCTCCTCGGACCACGCGCTGAAGCTGGACCGCGTGCCGAAGTCCGCGATCGTGCTGGGCGGCGGCGTCATCGGCGTCGAGTTCGCCTCCGCGTGGACCTCGTTCGGCACCGACGTGACGATCATCGAGGGCCTGAAGCACCTCGTCCCGGTCGAGGACGAGAACAGCTCGAAGCTCCTGGAGCGCGCGTTCCGCAAGCGCGGCATCAAGTTCAACCTCGGCACGTTCTTCCAGAGCGCCGAGTACACACAGGACGGCGTCCGGGTGACCCTCGCCGACGGCAAGACCTTCGAGGCGGAGGTGCTGCTGGTCGCCATCGGCCGCGGCCCGGTCTCGCAGGGCCTGGGCTACGAGGAGGCCGGGGTCGCCATGGACCGCGGCTACGTCCTGGTCGACGAGTACATGCGGACCAACGTGGAGACGATCTCCGCCGTCGGCGACCTGGTCCCGACGCTCCAGCTGGCGCACGTCGGCTTCGCCGAGGGCATCCTCGTGGCGGAGCGACTGGCCGGTCTGCAGACCGTCCCGGTCGACTACGACGGTGTTCCCCGGGTGACGTACTGCCACCCCGAGGTCGCCTCCGTCGGTATCACCGAGGCCAAGGCCAAGGAGCTCTACGGCGCGGACAAGGTCGTCGCGCTGAAGTACAACCTCGCGGGCAACGGCAAGAGCAAGATCCTCAAGACCGCGGGCGAGATCAAGCTCGTCCAGGTCAAGGACGGTGCCGTGGTCGGCGTCCACATGGTCGGTGACCGTATGGGCGAGCAGGTCGGCGAAGCCCAGCTGATCTACAACTGGGAGGCGCTGCCGGCCGAGGTCGCCCAGCTCATCCACGCCCACCCGACCCAGAGCGAGGCGCTCGGCGAGGCCCACCTGGCCCTGGCCGGCAAGCCCCTGCACTCCCACGACTGA
- the sucB gene encoding 2-oxoglutarate dehydrogenase, E2 component, dihydrolipoamide succinyltransferase — translation MSVSVTLPALGESVTEGTVTRWLKAEGERVEADEPLLEVSTDKVDTEIPAPASGILSAIKVAEDETVEVGAELAVIDDGSGAPAAEAAPAAEPAAVPAPAATEAPAAPSTETQAPAEAPSAEATAGASSASGTDVTLPALGESVTEGTVTRWLKEIGEEVTEDEPLLEVSTDKVDTEIPAPVSGVLLEIVVAEDETAEVGAKLAVIGAPGAAPAAAPAPAPAAPAPAPAAPAPAPAAPAAPAPAPAAPAPAPAAPAPAAPAPAAPAAPAPAPAAQAPAAPAATSGDDGAYVTPLVRKLAAENGVDLGSVKGTGVGGRIRKQDVVAAAEAAKAAAAAPAPAAVTAGGRAAASKAPKLEASPLRGQTVKMTRMRKVIGDNMMKALHSQAQLTSVVEVDVTKLMKLRNKAKDGFAAREGVKLSPMPFYVKAAAQALKAHPVINARINEDEGTITYFDSENIGIAVDAEKGLMTPVIKGAGDLNIAGISKKTAELAGKARGGGLTPDDMSGATFTISNTGSRGALFDTVIVPPNQAAILGIGATVKRPAVIETEEGTVIGVRDMTYLSLSYDHRLVDGADAARYLTAVKAILEAGEFEVELGL, via the coding sequence ATGTCGGTTTCCGTAACCCTGCCGGCGCTCGGAGAGAGCGTCACCGAGGGCACTGTCACCCGCTGGCTGAAGGCCGAGGGCGAGCGCGTCGAGGCCGACGAGCCGCTGCTCGAGGTGTCGACCGACAAGGTCGACACCGAGATCCCGGCCCCCGCCTCCGGCATCCTCTCCGCCATCAAGGTCGCCGAGGACGAGACCGTCGAGGTCGGCGCCGAGCTGGCCGTCATCGACGACGGCTCGGGCGCTCCGGCCGCCGAGGCCGCCCCGGCCGCCGAGCCGGCCGCGGTCCCCGCCCCGGCCGCCACCGAGGCCCCGGCCGCCCCGTCGACCGAGACCCAGGCCCCGGCCGAGGCGCCGAGCGCCGAGGCCACCGCCGGCGCCTCCTCCGCCTCCGGTACCGACGTCACCCTGCCGGCGCTCGGCGAGAGCGTCACCGAGGGCACCGTCACCCGCTGGCTGAAGGAGATCGGCGAGGAGGTCACGGAGGACGAGCCCCTCCTGGAGGTCTCCACGGACAAGGTCGACACCGAGATCCCGGCCCCGGTCTCCGGCGTGCTGCTGGAGATCGTCGTCGCCGAGGACGAGACCGCCGAGGTCGGCGCCAAGCTCGCCGTCATCGGTGCGCCCGGTGCCGCCCCGGCCGCCGCTCCGGCCCCGGCCCCGGCCGCCCCCGCACCGGCTCCGGCGGCTCCGGCTCCGGCGCCCGCCGCTCCGGCCGCCCCCGCGCCGGCACCCGCCGCGCCCGCTCCGGCTCCGGCGGCCCCGGCACCGGCCGCTCCGGCGCCCGCGGCTCCGGCTGCCCCGGCTCCGGCTCCGGCCGCTCAGGCTCCGGCCGCCCCGGCCGCGACCTCCGGTGACGACGGCGCGTACGTCACGCCGCTGGTCCGCAAGCTCGCCGCCGAGAACGGCGTCGACCTGGGCTCGGTCAAGGGCACCGGCGTCGGTGGCCGTATCCGCAAGCAGGACGTGGTGGCCGCCGCGGAGGCCGCCAAGGCCGCCGCTGCCGCCCCGGCGCCCGCCGCCGTGACTGCCGGGGGCCGTGCCGCCGCCTCCAAGGCGCCGAAGCTGGAGGCCTCCCCGCTGCGCGGTCAGACGGTCAAGATGACCCGCATGCGCAAGGTCATCGGCGACAACATGATGAAGGCGCTGCACTCGCAGGCCCAGCTGACCTCGGTCGTCGAGGTCGACGTCACCAAGCTGATGAAGCTGCGCAACAAGGCGAAGGACGGCTTCGCGGCCCGCGAGGGCGTCAAGCTCTCCCCGATGCCGTTCTACGTCAAGGCCGCCGCCCAGGCGCTGAAGGCCCACCCGGTCATCAACGCCCGGATCAACGAGGACGAAGGCACGATCACGTACTTCGACTCGGAGAACATCGGCATCGCCGTGGACGCCGAGAAGGGCCTGATGACCCCGGTCATCAAGGGCGCGGGCGACCTCAACATCGCCGGTATCTCGAAGAAGACCGCCGAGCTGGCCGGCAAGGCCCGCGGTGGCGGCCTGACGCCGGACGACATGTCCGGTGCCACCTTCACCATCAGCAACACCGGCTCGCGCGGTGCGCTGTTCGACACCGTCATCGTGCCGCCGAACCAGGCAGCCATCCTGGGCATCGGCGCCACCGTCAAGCGTCCGGCGGTCATCGAGACCGAGGAGGGCACCGTCATCGGTGTCCGCGACATGACGTACCTCTCGCTCTCCTACGACCACCGTCTGGTGGACGGCGCGGACGCCGCCCGCTACCTGACCGCGGTCAAGGCGATCCTGGAGGCCGGCGAGTTCGAGGTCGAGCTCGGCCTGTAA
- a CDS encoding GntR family transcriptional regulator, with protein MTPPVVHSLREQIREHIVEGIVSGRWKPGERIVERRIATELEVSQTPVREALRELETLRLIESAPNKGVRVRNLTAADLEESYPVRAGLEQIAAELAAPGLGEDCSLLAPHVAALYEADRLADGEAQVRHTVAFHREMVRAAGNAVLLHTWEGLGIEVFTALSIRWLGTVQKSYAEEHEALIDAFLRKDPDIGTLVKAHVLGCAPRA; from the coding sequence ATGACCCCGCCCGTCGTCCACTCGCTGCGCGAACAGATCCGCGAGCACATCGTGGAGGGGATCGTCAGCGGGCGCTGGAAGCCGGGCGAGCGGATCGTGGAGCGGCGCATCGCCACCGAGCTGGAGGTCAGCCAGACGCCCGTGCGCGAGGCGCTGCGGGAGCTGGAGACGCTGCGGCTGATCGAGTCGGCGCCCAACAAGGGCGTCCGGGTCCGCAACCTCACGGCCGCCGATCTGGAGGAGAGCTACCCCGTACGGGCCGGTCTGGAGCAGATCGCCGCCGAGCTGGCGGCCCCCGGGCTCGGCGAGGACTGCTCGCTGCTGGCCCCGCACGTGGCGGCGCTCTACGAGGCGGACCGGCTGGCGGACGGCGAGGCGCAGGTGCGCCACACGGTCGCCTTCCACCGCGAGATGGTGCGGGCGGCGGGCAACGCGGTGCTGCTGCACACCTGGGAGGGGCTGGGCATCGAGGTGTTCACGGCGCTGTCGATCCGCTGGCTGGGGACGGTGCAGAAGTCGTACGCCGAGGAGCACGAGGCGCTCATCGACGCCTTCCTGCGCAAGGACCCGGACATAGGGACCCTGGTCAAGGCGCACGTGCTGGGCTGCGCGCCGCGCGCCTGA